The nucleotide sequence GAAACGCTGCGCGGCTGCGCGGCCGTGTTCGACCGCGCGGCCCTGGTGGCGCTGCCGCGCGAGATGCGCGGGCCCTACGTCCGCCACGTATACGGCCAATTGCCCGACGACTACCAGGGGCTGTTGATCACCCTGGATTACCCGCAGCACGAAATGGACGGGCCGCCCTTCTGCGTCGGCGACGAAGAAGTCCAGGCGCTGTACGGCGAACCGGGCGCCGACGCCCACCGCATCGCCGAACTCGTCTACCGGCGCGACACCCTGGCGCACGAACCCAAATTCCAAAAGGCCGGCGTGACCCGGCTGGAAACGCTGGTCTACGTACTGCGCCGCCGCGATTGAATCGGGGCACGCATGGCGCACCCGCGCGCCACAGTTGAGCTAAGCTGTGCAAGGCCCGTGCGGCCGCCGCGCAAGCTGACCATCAGCTGACTACAACGAGCGCGGGCATACCAATATGCGAAGGAGGGTACAAGCATGGCCACTGCCATCGACAAGCCAGTCGTACTGGTCCTGATGGGCGTATCCGGCTGCGGCAAGACCACTGTCGCCGCCATTCTTTCCGGACGGCTGGACTGGCCCTTCGAAGAAGGCGACGCCCTGCATCCGCAAGCCAACATCGACAAGATGCACGCCGGCCACCCGCTCACCGACGAGGACCGCGCGCCCTGGCTGGAGAAAGTCGCCCAGTGGGTAGAGCAATGCCTGGACGCGGGCGAAAACGGCTTGATCACCTGCTCCGCGCTGAAGCGCTCCTACCGGGACATCATCAATCGCCGCGGCCAAGGCGTGCGCTTCGTCTACCTGGCCGGCTCCAAGCAGACCATCGCGGCCCGCCTGGCCGCGCGCCACGGGCACTTCATGCCGCCGTCCCTGCTCGACAGCCAGTTCGACGCACTGCAGGAACCCACGCCGGACGAACCCGCCATCCGCGTGGACATCGGCCCGGCGCCTTCCGCCATCGCCAACACCATCATCCAGACGCTAGGCCTGGACGCACAAACAGGAAAGAAGGAAAACCCATGACCCCGTCCGCCGCGTTGACGTCCCACGACACGCAGGTGCTGATCGTCGCCGCGATCGGCATCGTATTGCTGGTGGTATTGATCGTCTGGCTGAAACTGCATGCCTTCATCGCCCTGACCATAGGCGCCCTGTTCGTGGGTGTCGGCTCGGGCATTCCGCTGGAGAAAGTCACCGGCTCGTACGAGGCCGGTGTCGGCGGCGTGCTGGGCTACGTCGGTGTGCTGATCGCCCTGGGCGCCATGCTCGGCAAGCTGCTGGCCGATTCCGGCGGCGCCGACCAGGTCGTGGACCGCATCCTGCGCGGCAGGCCCGCCACCCTGCCATGGAAGATGGCGCTGGTCGCCAGCATCATCGGCATTCCCATGTTCTTCGAGATCGGCCTGGTGCTGTTGATTCCCGTGGTCATGCTGGCCGTGCACAAATCGCGCGGCCCCGCCATGCGCCTGGGCATCCCCGCCCTGGCCGGGCTGTCCGTGCTGCACGGCTTTATCCCGCCGCATCCCGGCCCGCTGGCCGCCATCGCCATCCTGCACGCGGATGTCGGGCTGACGCTGGCGCTGGGCCTGCTGATCGCCATCCCGACGGTGGCCGTGGGCGGCCCTTTGTTCGGCGTCCTGGCCGCGCGCATGGTGCCCATAGGCGCGGCCGGCGCCGGCCTGGCGGTCACCGGATCGGACCGGCCCGCCGAGGCCGCGGGCGACGATTCCGACGCCAAGCCCACGCGCAGTCCTTCCTTCGCCGTCACCCTGATCACCCTGCTCTCGCCCATCGTCCTGATGCTGGCCAAGGCGGCCGCCGATATCTGGCTGGGCAAGGACGATCCGGTACGCCATGTCCTGGACTTCGTCGGCGACCCGGTGTTCGCCCTGCTGATCGCCGTGCTGCTGGCCATGGTGACCTTCGGCACCTCGGTCGGCTTCAATATCTCCGTCCTGGGCAAGAAGATCGCCAACAGCCTGCTGCCCGTGGTCGGCGTAATGCTGATCGTGGGCGCGGGCGGCGGCTTCAAGCAGGCCCTGGTCGACGGCGGCACCGGCGCGGCCATCGCCAAGATCGCCCTGGCCACCGGGCTTTCCACGCTGGTGCTGGGTTGGATCGTCGCCGTCCTGATCCGCCTGGCCACCGGCTCCGCCACCGTCGCGACCGTGACGGCCGCCGGTATCGTGGCGCCGCTGGCCGGGAACCTGCCCCCCAGCCATCTTTCACTGCTCGTGCTGGCGATCGGCGCCGGCTCGCTGTTCTTCTCGCACGTGAACGATGCGGGCTTCTGGCTGGTCAAGGAATACTTCGGCTTGACCGTCGGCCAGACCATCAAGACCTGGTCCCTGATGGAAACCGTGCTGGCCGTGATGGGGCTGATCCTGACCTACGGCCTGTCGCTGGCGATGTAGCGGGATTGCCCGACGCCGGCCGCGCCATCACGCCGGGATGGCGCGCGCGAATTCCGCCAACTCCCTGTTGAAGCGCTGCGGGTATTCCTGGAACGGCGAATGGCCGCATTCCTCGTACCAGGATATCCGCGCATGCGGAATGGCATCCGCGATCATGCGCGCGGCCTGCGGCAACACGATGGTATCGGCCAGTCCCTGCGTGATCAGCACGGGCACTCGCACCTTGCGCAGGGCCGCCACGGTTTCGGCCGGATCGGTGTGCCAGCCCGCGGCCGCGCGCCGCACCGGCATGGGCACGATCGCGTTGTAGCAAAGCGCGCTTTCGTACAGCGAGTGCGCCGGCCGCTTGTGGTAGCAGGCATCCAGGAAGGCCATCGTATGCGCCACTTCCTGCGCCAGGGTCAGGTCCCGGGCCGGCTCGGTCGGCGGCGTCGACGGGCCGGCGGCGCGGGCATCCTCGATGACCCGCGACCCGACGAAGTTCACGCCCGCCAACGCGCCGTCGCCATACCGCATCAGGTACTGCCGCAGGACGCGTCCGCCCATGGACCATCCCACCGCGACCGGCCGGCGCAGGCCCTTGGCCTTCAGCACGGCGGCGATGTCGTCCGCCCAGGCGCTGCGATGGCGGTACGCCGCCACGTCCAGCGGCTTATCGGCGGCGCCATGGCCACGCAGGTCCACGGCCACGATGCGGAATTCGCGCGCCAGCTCGCTGTCGATCTGCGGCGCGAAGCAAAGATGGCATTGCGCCACGCCATGGACCAGGAAGATTTCCCGGCCGTCCGGATTTCCCCATTCATACGCGGCCACGCGCACACCGCCGGCACCCGTCACCATCAAGGGCGCGACGTCGGGTACCGTCCAGGCCTGCTCCCGTTCGTTCGTATCCATCACCGCGAGATTTCCTCCAGGGGGCGCCGCAGCGTGCGGGGGCCGAAGATGGCGATGACCAGGATCATCAAGACCATCGCCACCCCCATGAAGGCCGCCACGCCAGGGGTGCCGCCGACACCCAGGAAAAAGCCGATCAGCAGGCCGACGATGGCGGCGCTGGCCCGCCCCCAGCCGTAGACGAAACCGACGGCGCGCCCGCGCAGGCGCGTCGGAAACTGCTCGGCCTGGTAGCTATGGAAGATAAACGACAGCCAGTTGTTCGACAAGGTAACCAGCACGCCGAAGATAATCACCGCCACGGGGTTCACCTGCATGGCGAACAGCACCATGAAGCCGCCGATGCCGATGCCGGCGCAGACGATCTGCCATTTGGGCTCCATGCGGTCCGCCACCAGCAGCCCCAATAGCGGCCCGAAAGGATTGGCGATGGCGATGATGAAGGCGTACTGCAGGCTCTTGGTGATTTCCACGCCCTTGGCGATCAGCAGCGTGGGGACCCATGCGCTGAAGCCGTAGAAGCCGATCACGGCGAGCAGGTTGAACACGGACATCACGATCAGCCGCTTGCGATGCGGCGGCCGCAGCAGCTCGACGAAATGCCCCTTGGACTCGACCCGCGCGGCGGCCGGCACCTGGGGCGGCGGCAAGGCATGGCCCAGGTCGCGCTCGGCGCTGGCCTCGATCTCGCGCATGATGCTTTCCGCGCGCTCGCGCCGCCCGTGCATGGCCAGCCAACGGGGGCTTTCAGGCAAGGCGCGGCGCAGCCACCACGCGGCCAGCGCCCCCACCGACGCGATGATGGCCACCCAGCGCCAGCCGTCCAGCCCCAGCAATTGCAGCGGCACCAGCAGCCAGCCCAGCAGGGCCACCACCGGCACGATCAGGAACTCGATGAACTGGTACAGCGCGAAGGCGCGTCCGCGCGCATGCGGCGGGACAAGTTCGGGGATAAAGGTGTCTATCGTCACCTGCTCCAGCCCCAGGCCGATGGAGGCGATGAAGCGGAACAGGTCGATGCCGCCGGCCGTGTGCTGGAAAGCCATGATCAGCGTGGCCAGCGAATACCACACCAAAGACACCGTGAAGATGGCCCGCCTGCCGGCCCGGTCGGCCACGAAGCCGAAGAATATCGTTCCGACGAACATCCCCGCGAAGGTGCAGAACACGAAAAAGCCCACGCCGCTCAGGCCGAAGAAGTGCAATGAGCTCGTGGCGAACAGCCCGCTCTTGACCAGCCCCGGCGCGATATAGGCCGTCATGAACAGGTCGTAAAGCTCGAAAATGGCCCCGATGGAAATCAGGAAAACGAAATGCCTGGCCGTGCGGGAATACGGCAGCCGGTCCAGGCGCGCGGCGACGTTCAGCGCATAGTCATCGTCGGACAAGGCCGTGACGGCGGCGGGCGAAGTGCGGGCGGCGGTGCCCGCCGGCGGCGGGGGCGCGGCATCCCGCGGCGCGCCCGCCAAGGCGCGTGTATCCATTGCTCTGTCTCCGGATCGTTATTGTGGTATTTCGAGCCGAATCTTCGAGGAAGCCGCCGCGGCTTCGCAAGGCAAATAAATGCCTGGGGGACATGACAAAAAGTCATGCGGAACGCGCTTGGCGTCAGTGCGCCGCCGACGCGTCCGCCCCGCCGCCGCCCTTGGCCGGCCGGGTGATCCAGATCAGGGGAATGATCAGCAGGAAAATCACCGCCGAGATATAGAAGATGTCATCCAGCCCCATCATCGCGGCCTGCGCATTCAGCAGGTTGTCGAACATCGTGCGCGCGGCGCCGGTGTCCAGGTGCAGGAGCGTGCGTATCGAGTCGATCTGCTGGCTGAACGCCGGATTGGTGGCGGCGGTCACCTCTGTCAGCCGCTCGTGGTGCAGGATGGTGCGGTTATTCCAGACCGTGCCCGCCACCGACGTCCCGATCGCCCCGCAGAACACGCGCACGAAGTTGGACAGGCCGGCCGCCGCCGGGATCTTCTGCGGCGGCTGCCCCGACAGGATGATGGCCGTCAGCGGCACGAAGAACAAGGCCATCGGTATGCCTTGCAGCAGCGTGGGCCACACCAGGTGCCAGGTATCGATCTCGGTGACATAGTTTGACCGCATATAGAACACGCCCGCGAAGCTGACGAACGCCAGCGTCGCGATGATCCGCGCATCGGACTTCGGCAGCAGCTTGCCCATCACCGGCGAGAGCAGCAGGGCGAAGATGCCCAACGGCGCCATCACCAGCCCGGCATCCACGGACCGATAGTTCAGGTACTCCTGCATCCACTGCGGCAACAGCACCAGGTTGCCGAAGAACACGCCGTACGAAATGGAAATCGCGATCGTGCCCCCGCTGAAATTGCGCTGCGCGAACAGGCGCAGGTCGACGATGGGATGGTCCTCGGTCAGCTCCCAGATCAGGAAGAAGGTGAAGCTCACTATCGCTGTCACCGCCAGGCCGACGATCAGGGACGAATTGAACCAGTCCAGGTCGCGCCCCTTGTCCAGCATGATCTGCAGGGCCGCCACCCACGTGATCAGCAACAACAGGCCCACCAGGTCGATGGGCAGCTTGCGCGTCGGCGTCTCGCGCCGGCGATAAATGCTCCACGTCACCAGCGCGGCGAAGATGCCCACCGGGATGTTGATATAGAAAATCCACGACCAGCTGTAGCTGTCGGTGATCCAGCCGCCCAGCGAAGGGCCCGCGATCGGCCCCACGGTGGCCGTCATGGCCCATAGCGCCAGGGCCATGGAGCTTTTCTCCTTGGGATAGGATCCCAGCAGGATCGCCTGCGACATCGGGATCAAGGGGCCGGCCACCGCGCCCTGCAGCACCCGCGCGAACAGCAGCACCGGCAGGCTGGGCGCGATGCCGCACAGCCACGAGGCCAGGGTAAACAGCACGATCGCGCCCACGAACAAACGGATCTGCCCGATCCGCTGCGTCAGCCACCCCGTCAGTGGAATGGACACCGCGTTCGACGCCGCGAACACCGTGATCACCCAGGTGCCCTCATCGACGGACACGCCTAGGTTGCCCGATATCGTCGGGATCGCCACATTGGCGATCGACGTATCGAGCACGTTCATGAAAGTCGCCAGCGCCACCGCCACGGTGGCGAGCACGAGCTGGCCGCCCTGCAGTGGCGGCAAGGAAGGAGATGTTTGCTGAGTAGCCATGGACAACTGCCTGATGCACGCGTACGCGTAGGTTCGCACTTCAAGCTGAACACCACCTGAGAACGGTGCCGGTCCCCCCGCTACTCTGCCCTACCAGCCACCCACCCGATCGTTACCAGCCGCTACACCCCCACACCCAACACCCCACCCCCCACACCCCCGCACCCCACACCACCGCACCCCCACACACCCCTCGTAAGGCACGAGCGTCCCCGCAGGGGGGACGCTCGCGCCGGCCCGGCAAACTCTTCCAGCCACTCACCCCCCCTCCCCCACAACGCGCCAAGCACCCACCCCGTCCCAGCGGCGGTGATCACTCGATACCGCAGTCCGGCGGGGGGATGCCTGTCGCGGGCGGCCCGTCGGAGGGCGAACGAGCGGATACCGAAGGAAGGCGTGCCGCGGACACCATCCACAAAAACACTGTCAAGGAGCGGCCGCCGGACGAGGTGAGCGATGTGGTGTCCGGGGCCCGGGCCCCGGACCGCCTGACCGGGCCGCCCGCGACAGGCATCCCCCCGCCGGACGTCCCATTGCGAACACCGACCACCCGACGACGAACGAACGAACGCGCGAACGAATGAATGAATGAAGGCGCGAATGAAAGAAGGACCGAATGAAAGAAGAAGCGAATGAAAGAACGAATGAACGAAGCCCCAGGCAAAGAACCAAACAATCGAACATCCCCCCATATCGCCCCCCACGACAATCCCCACGCTATCGTTTTCCCCGAAAAATATTGATATGTGGGAAAACCCGTCAATCCCCTTTGACCGCGTTTCAACCCCGCCCCTAGGATGCATCCAGGCAGGCGAACCCCACGCAAGCGCATACGCCAGACAGCGCGCACTCCCTGCCCAGCCCCACCACATCCACGGAGCAGGCACATGGCAGAACAGCTTCTGATCGACCAGATCACCGATGTGACCCACGGCGTATACCAGCCTTATGGTTGGCATCACTGGCCCAACCACCCCTGGATGAGCTACCAATTCCGCCGCGCCCTGGGCGAAACCCAGGAAGGCGGCGGCGCCGTCTCGGAATGCTTCCTTGCCGCCAGCCGCATGATCCCCGGCGACAAGGAAAGCTGGCACCGGGAATGGAAACGCCTGGCCGACTTCAACCAATCCCGCGGCGACCAGGAATTCGAGCAAGGCCACATCCGCACCGCCATGAACTGCTGGCTGCGCGCCGCCAACTACTACCGCCACACCGAATTCTGGCTCGAATACGCAGACCCCCGCCGCCTCGTCGCCTTCACCGACATGGAGCAATGCTCCCGTAAATTTATCGAAAACCTCAACCCCGCCGGCGAAACCGTTCAAATCCCCTACGAGCCCGGCAAGCCGCTATACGCCTACTTCGTCCGCGCGCCCTTCCACAACGGCAAACAACCCGTCCTGATCTGCATGGGCGGCCTGGACTCCATCAAGGACGAAATGTGGTTCATGCAGGCACACGGCGCGCTCCAGCGCGGCATCTCCGTCCTCATGATCGACGGTCCGGGCCAGGGCGGCACCCTCCGGCGCCACAAAATCCCCACCCGGCACGACTACGAAGTCCCCATCGGCAAATGCATCGACTACCTGCTCACCCGCCAGGATATCGACCCGGCCAGGATCGCCGTCTGCGGATCCTCCCTGGGCGGCTACTACGCGGCGCGCGCCGGCTGCTATGAGCCCCGCCTGGCCGCGGCGATCTCCCATGGCGCCATCTGGTCCATCCAGGAACTATGGGCCAACGCCAGGGAAGACCACGGCCTTGCGGACCACATCAAGACCGTATTCGGCGCCGGCTCCATGAAAGAGGCGCTGGAAAAAGCCCGGCCTTTCGCCCTGGAAGGCCACCTCGATCACATGAAATGCCCCTACCTGATCGTCCACGGCGGCCATGACGTACTCGGTGTCGCCGCCGCGCGCAAGGTAGCGGATTACGCGAAAGCCAGGGGCGTCGATGTCACCCTGCGCTTCGTCACCGAGGACGAAACCGGCGCCGACCACTGCCAGCATGACAACCCCACCATCGGCCAGGAACTCATGATGGACTGGCTCTGCGACGTATTCGCCATCGACGAACGCGAACTACGCAAAGCGGCGATCGACCCGCTGATCTGAATCCGATAGCGCCGCCGGCAAGTGCCGGCGCGACCGGCTATCCGCACCGCGTCTCCAAGGAGAAATATCGTGCAAAACCGCCACGCCGCGCTTGCCATGTTCCTGATCCTGCTGCTGTCCTACGTCCTGAATGCGGTCGACCGCACCCTGTTCTCGGTCCTGGCCATCGAGGTACGCAACGCCATGGGACTGTCCCTGCCGCAAGTCGGCCTGGCGTCTACCTTGTTCACCCTGGGCATGGGCCTGGCCGCCATTCCGACCGGCTACCTGCTCGGCATCCGCTCGCGCAAATCCGTCGTCATACTCGGGCTGGCGATTTTCTCCCTGGCCACACTCATGACCGCCTACGCGCAAGGGCTGGCGGACCTCCTGGCCTACCGCTTCATCTCCGGCCTGGGAGAGGCCATGCAGGCGACGGCCATCATCGCCATCGGGGCCAGCTACTTCTACAGGCATCGCGCGCTCGTCACGGGTTCCGTCTCCTTCGCCTACGGCATCGGCGCGTTCCTCGGCCCGACCTCCACGGCGGCGCTGCTGAATGCCTACGACTGGAAAAAGCCCTTCGTCGTCTTCGGCCTGGTGGGCGCGATCGCCATGGTCCTCGTATGGATCTGGGTCAAGCCATGGTTCAGCGAAAGCCGGGAAAACGAAGCGCCGGCGAACCGTGCCGCGAATGCCGCCGCGCGCGGCGCCAATGAGACGATCTGGAACCCGACCACCGTCACGCTGGGATTGGCATCCATCTGCGCCGGCGTGGCCGTCTACGGCTTCTCCGGCCTGTACCCGACCTACCTGCGCAACGCGCTGGGCTTTACGCCGGCGCAGGCCGCGTACGTCATGAGCGCCATCGGCATCGGCGGCTTCCTCGCGCCGCTCAGCGGCTGGCTGGGCGACCGTCTCGGATACCACAAGGTACTTTGCCTGGCCCTTCCCCTGGCCGCGCTCTCCGGCGGCATCGCCTTTACGGAACTGGACCGGTCGGTATACCTGCACGCCCTGGCCGCGGGCGTGTTCGGCGTATCCGTTCTGAGCCTGCTGTATTCGAACCTGTCGGCCATCATCATCGAATCCATGACGCCGGCCAAGACGGCGCAGGGATCGGGCATGTTCATCGCCAGCTACTACATCCCCGCCGCCTTCGCCGGCTACCTGCTGGCCGAACTGAAGGAAATATTCGGCTGGACGATGGCCGGCATTGTGCAGACATCCGGCTTCGCCATCCTTTCCATGGTGCTCGTCCTGGTCGCGACCGCGATGCGCCGAAAAGCAATGCTGCCCACGCCCGACGTCGAACTCGGCGCCCATCGTGCCTAGGCATAGAACGCCCCCAACCCGCAGGAGACCCGCAATGGCCCCCCACAACGAACACGCACCCGCCTCGCAATCGCAGGCCGATGCCGGCAGAATCAACGGCGTCATGCCGGGCGGCGGGACGGTGCCCTTCCGGCTGCCCGCCGGCGCCCTGGACTACCTGGACCGCAATCAGTACATCTCGAACATGGAAGTGATCGACTTCTTCCCGTCGATCAAGCTGACCATCTTCGGCGACGAACACTCCTGCATGTGGGCCAAGGGCGATCGCCGCCTGATCGCTTTCGAAGGCGGCTGGGTCGACATCACGGATCCCCGGCGCGCCACCGTCATCCCCGAATCCGGTCTTTCGACATTCCAGAGCTGTGTCTACAACGAAAAGCTCGGGAAATGGATACGCGTCGTCGCGCACCAGATGCCGCTGACGCCGGGAACGATGCAGTATCCGCGCGGCAAGTACCACGAGGAATACGCGAACAAGGCCATCGGCCACCCCGGCTTTCGCGGCATCAAGACCTATGACGTCACCAATCCCGAAAAGACGGTGCTCCTGAACGAATTCGAGACCGGCAAGACCGGCCATGGCGTCCACCTGCCCTTCTACGACGGCGGCAAGTATGCCTATCTGGCCTGCGGCTGGGACGACCAGCTTCGCATGGAAAGCACGGAGCGCGTCTACAGCAACGGGCTGATGATCGTCGACATGTCGGATCCGGCCAGCGTCAAGGAAGTCTCGCGCTGGTGGGCGCCGGGCCAGCGGCTGGACGAAGAAGAGTACTACCGGGCGACGTATCCCTTCGCCGGCGACCAATGCTCGTGGACCTGCAACCGCACGCCTTGCATCGTCCCCGTTCGCGTCGAGGATGGCGGCACCGTGGGCTACGGCGGCTGGGGACATTTCGGCATGTATGTCCACGACCTTTCCGACATCCGCAACCCCAAGGTCCACGGCAAGGTCACCCACCCGCTCGAAGCCATCGGCGGCATTCCGTACCACCACGTCGTGCCCGTCACCGCCGATCCGCAGCGCTATCCGAAGTTGCGGAACCTGGTCATCGCCATACCCGAATCCCTGGAATCCGACTGCCGCGAGCCTTTCCACACCAGCTACGTAGTGGACGTGAAGGACCCGGCCAACCCGCGCATCATCGGCCTGTTCCCCCGCCCGATGCCGCATCCGGACGCGCCCTACAAGGACTTCGCGATGGCGCGGGGCAGGTTCAGTTCGCGCGTCATGCAGCACTGGATCGCGCCCGGCCAGGCGCGCCCGGATATCGTGGCCCTGTCGTACCTGAATGCCGGGCTGCGCCTCTTCGACATCTCGGATCCCACCGCACCCAGGGAGGTCGCGTACTTCGTACCGGCGCGCGACGGCGACATCCACGACTACATGAGCTGGCGGCGCGGCACCTCGGAAGCGGTATTCATCGAATGGGACCGCAAGCTGATCTGGCTATCCACGCACGCGGGCCTTTACCTGCTCTCGGCGCCGTTCCTGGGCGAGCCCGTGCTCAAGCCCATGGCCGTCGAGCGATGGTCGGTACCGCACGTCAACGCCGGCTGGGAAGGGTGATCGTCCATGCGGATAGACATCCATAGCCACGTCATTCCCGACCGGATCATCGCGGCCATCGCCGCCGATCCCGGCCGCTTCCAGGCGCGGATCGCGGGCGAAGGCGGCGCCCGCAAAGTGGTGCACGACCAGGGGTATGTCTATCCGCTGTTCGACGAATTCCACATCGCCGACGCCAAGCTCGACGCCATGGACCGCAAGGGCATCGACATATCGGTCATATCGCCGGCGCCGCCGATGTTCTATTACTGGGCCGATGCCGACCTGGCGCTGGAGGTCGCCGGCCTGGTCAATGACGGCACCGCCGACATGGTGGCCGGCAAGCCGGACAGGCTGCGGGGCATGGCGACGGTGCCGATGCAGCATCCCGACGCCGCGGTCGCCGAACTGGAACGGGCGGTTCGCGAGTTCGGTTTCAAGGCGGTGGAAATCGGCACCTCCGTCGAAGGCGCGCAGCTGGCCGAGGAACGCTTCCGTCCGCTGCTGCGGCGCGCCGCCGAACTTGGCGTCTTCGTATTCGCCCACCCTTACTACGTCGGCGCGAAAAGCGGCCTGGAGAACTACTACCTGACCAATCTGATCGGCAACCCGCTGGACACCACGGTGATGCTCGCCAACCTGATGTTCTCCGGCCGGCTCGACGAACTTCCCGGACTGAAACTGGTGCTGGCGCATGGCGGCGGCTTCACGCCTTACCAGATCGGGCGGCTGGTCCACGGGCACGCGGTGCGCGGCGAGACGCATGGCATCAGCAAGACCTCGCCGAAGGACCTGCTCAAGCGCATCTATTTCGACAGCCTGGTTTTCGAACCCCAGGCGCTGCGCTACCTGATCGACCTGGTCGGCGCCGACCACGTTTGCATCGGCACCGACTCACCCTTTGACATGGCCGACGACCACCCGGCGGCAACCCTGGACGCGGTGCCTCGCATGACGCCGGCCGAGCGCCATTGTGTCTGCTGCGGCACGGCCTTGGCCCTGCTTCGAGAAGGCTAGGCCGCAAGGAGTGACCGGTGACCAACGCCACATCGACTTCGCAGACGGTCGGCCGCGCCATCCAGCTGATCCGGCTGGTCGCGTCGAGTAAAACGCACAATCTGCGCCTGATCGATATTGCGGAGATGGCGTCCTTGGACAAGTCCACCGCGCACCGCCTGCTGCAGCGCCTGGTGCAGGAACGCATGCTGGCGCGCGACCCCGGCAGGCGCGGCTACCGGCTGGGCCCGCTGCTGCACGAATTGGGGCTGGGCGCGCTGCCGGAAACCAATGTGGAGGAAGCCGCCGAGCCGGCCCTGCGGCAACTGGCGCGGACCACCGGCGACATGGCCTTCCTGAGCGGGCGCAGCGGACTGGAGATCGTCTGTCTGAAGCGCGTGGCGGGAAGTTTCGAGATCCAGACCCTGGCCCGCAATGTGGGG is from Bordetella bronchialis and encodes:
- a CDS encoding MFS transporter — encoded protein: MQNRHAALAMFLILLLSYVLNAVDRTLFSVLAIEVRNAMGLSLPQVGLASTLFTLGMGLAAIPTGYLLGIRSRKSVVILGLAIFSLATLMTAYAQGLADLLAYRFISGLGEAMQATAIIAIGASYFYRHRALVTGSVSFAYGIGAFLGPTSTAALLNAYDWKKPFVVFGLVGAIAMVLVWIWVKPWFSESRENEAPANRAANAAARGANETIWNPTTVTLGLASICAGVAVYGFSGLYPTYLRNALGFTPAQAAYVMSAIGIGGFLAPLSGWLGDRLGYHKVLCLALPLAALSGGIAFTELDRSVYLHALAAGVFGVSVLSLLYSNLSAIIIESMTPAKTAQGSGMFIASYYIPAAFAGYLLAELKEIFGWTMAGIVQTSGFAILSMVLVLVATAMRRKAMLPTPDVELGAHRA
- a CDS encoding IclR family transcriptional regulator, producing MTNATSTSQTVGRAIQLIRLVASSKTHNLRLIDIAEMASLDKSTAHRLLQRLVQERMLARDPGRRGYRLGPLLHELGLGALPETNVEEAAEPALRQLARTTGDMAFLSGRSGLEIVCLKRVAGSFEIQTLARNVGDRHPLGIGAAGLAILAAMNHNDAEAAIAAIAPHLGRYSLAEDVLRERIIQTRRRGYALDEGSAALDIVALGRVIRNRGSVPCAAVFVASISSRMTPARQRLIDKHVLECVAAIEAALAR
- a CDS encoding amidohydrolase family protein, with amino-acid sequence MRIDIHSHVIPDRIIAAIAADPGRFQARIAGEGGARKVVHDQGYVYPLFDEFHIADAKLDAMDRKGIDISVISPAPPMFYYWADADLALEVAGLVNDGTADMVAGKPDRLRGMATVPMQHPDAAVAELERAVREFGFKAVEIGTSVEGAQLAEERFRPLLRRAAELGVFVFAHPYYVGAKSGLENYYLTNLIGNPLDTTVMLANLMFSGRLDELPGLKLVLAHGGGFTPYQIGRLVHGHAVRGETHGISKTSPKDLLKRIYFDSLVFEPQALRYLIDLVGADHVCIGTDSPFDMADDHPAATLDAVPRMTPAERHCVCCGTALALLREG
- a CDS encoding LVIVD repeat-containing protein, yielding MAPHNEHAPASQSQADAGRINGVMPGGGTVPFRLPAGALDYLDRNQYISNMEVIDFFPSIKLTIFGDEHSCMWAKGDRRLIAFEGGWVDITDPRRATVIPESGLSTFQSCVYNEKLGKWIRVVAHQMPLTPGTMQYPRGKYHEEYANKAIGHPGFRGIKTYDVTNPEKTVLLNEFETGKTGHGVHLPFYDGGKYAYLACGWDDQLRMESTERVYSNGLMIVDMSDPASVKEVSRWWAPGQRLDEEEYYRATYPFAGDQCSWTCNRTPCIVPVRVEDGGTVGYGGWGHFGMYVHDLSDIRNPKVHGKVTHPLEAIGGIPYHHVVPVTADPQRYPKLRNLVIAIPESLESDCREPFHTSYVVDVKDPANPRIIGLFPRPMPHPDAPYKDFAMARGRFSSRVMQHWIAPGQARPDIVALSYLNAGLRLFDISDPTAPREVAYFVPARDGDIHDYMSWRRGTSEAVFIEWDRKLIWLSTHAGLYLLSAPFLGEPVLKPMAVERWSVPHVNAGWEG